One Triticum dicoccoides isolate Atlit2015 ecotype Zavitan chromosome 4B, WEW_v2.0, whole genome shotgun sequence genomic window carries:
- the LOC119290994 gene encoding ACT domain-containing protein ACR8-like produces the protein MERCHPSEVYELFVRHMNTPRVVVDNGVCETATLVQVHSARKHGVLLEAVAALSEHGVCVRKGYISSDDGRWFMDVFHVTDAAGCKVADADKLLVRLESSLAAAAAAADALPRPVGCDPPAKEALCLLELIGVDRPGLLSEVFAVLHDLRCSTVDAKAWTHGGRVAALVFVRDEDTGAPIHDAARIRRIESRLRHVLRGGARGARTVLLDAAAVGNLDRRLHQLLSEDRDADRRAPAEGPATTATAVAVQEWGERGYSVVTVSCRDRPKLLFDVVCTLTDLDYVVYHGTFDTDGDHAQQEFYIRRLDGRAISSEGERQRVIQCLEAAIERRASEGVRLELRISDRRGLLAYVTRVFRENSLSVTHAEITTRGDMAVNVFHVTDVAGRPADPKTIDEVIHGVGTESLRVDEERWPRLCSTEGDAGGGGAGAGLFSLGSLVKKNLYNLGLIRSCS, from the exons ATGGAGCGGTGCCATCCGTCCGAGGTGTACGAGCTCTTCGTCCGGCACATGAACACCCCGAG GGTCGTGGTGGACAACGGGGTGTGCGAGACGGCGACGCTGGTGCAGGTGCACAGCGCGCGGAAGCACGGCGTGCTGCTGGAGGCGGTGGCCGCGCTGTCGGAGCACGGCGTCTGCGTCCGGAAGGGGTACATCTCCTCCGACGACGGCCGGTGGTTCATGGACGTCTTCCACGTCACGGACGCAGCGGGCTGCAAGGTCGCCGACGCCGACAAGCTGCTCGTCCGGCTCGAGTCCTCGCTCGCCgccgcggcggccgcggccgaCGCATTGCCGCGCCCGGTGGGGTGCGACCCGCCCGCCAAGGAGGCGCTCTGCCTGCTCGAGCTCATCGGCGTCGACCGCCCGGGGCTCCTCTCGGAGGTGTTCGCCGTGCTGCACGACCTGCGCTGCAGCACCGTGGACGCCAAGGCGTGGACGCACGGCGGCCGCGTCGCCGCCCTGGTGTTCGTCCGCGACGAGGACACCGGCGCGCCCATCCACGACGCGGCCCGGATCAGGCGCATCGAGTCCCGGCTCAGGCACGTCCtccggggcggcgcgcgcggcgcgaGGACGGTCCTGCTCGACGCGGCGGCGGTCGGCAACCTGGACCGGAGGCTCCACCAGCTGCTGAGCGAGGACAGGGATGCCGACCGCCGGGCCCCCGCGGAGgggccggcgacgacggcgacggcggtggcggtgcAGGAGTGGGGGGAACGGGGGTACTCGGTGGTGACCGTGAGCTGCCGCGACCGGCCGAAGCTGCTGTTCGACGTCGTCTGCACCTTGACAGACCTGGACTACGTGGTGTACCACGGCACCTTCGACACCGACGGCGATCACGCGCAGCAG GAATTCTACATCAGGCGGCTGGACGGGCGGGCGATCAGCTCGGAGGGCGAGAGGCAGCGGGTGATCCAATGCCTGGAAGCGGCGATCGAGAGGCGCGCGTCCGAG GGCGTGAGGCTGGAGCTGCGCATCTCCGACCGCCGCGGGCTGCTGGCCTACGTGACGCGCGTGTTCCGGGAGAACAGCCTCTCGGTCACGCACGCCGAGATCACCACCAGGGGCGACATGGCCGTGAACGTCTTCCACGTCACCGACGTGGCCGGCCGCCCCGCCGACCCCAAGACCATCGACGAGGTCATCCACGGGGTCGGCACCGAGAGCCTCCGCGTGGACGAGGAGCGGTGGCCCCGCCTCTGCTCGACGGAGGGggacgccggcggcggcggcgcaggcgctGGCTTGTTCTCGCTCGGCAGCCTGGTGAAGAAGAATCTCTACAACCTTGGCCTCATCAGATCCTGCTCCTGA